From Streptomonospora salina, the proteins below share one genomic window:
- a CDS encoding amidohydrolase/deacetylase family metallohydrolase, which produces MWDLLLRGGRVIDPASGLDAIADVAVRQGRVAEVRQHDPDAAAPDPPATRGAATDVVDATGLLVTPGLVDMHTHIWHGATYWGLDPDPVAWRTGVTTWVDAGSAGAYSMDGLRRFAAEPARVRVHALINVSALGLVAETGEHHALDNLDVDTAAAVAARNGEFVRGVKARIDARTVGAHGLEPLRRAAALARRLERPLMVHVGYGPPTIADIAPLLAEGDILTHCASGCPDDLVADGRLTDAALRARDAGAVFDLGHGSGALAFDVLETELAAGIHPTASSDLHIRSVYGPAFDLPTVMAKLVAAGADLPDAVAAATVRPARALGLDAGTLAPGAAADIAVFDLEQGRFPVVDVHGTARASPIRLTNAATYVGGRLLPPCTAEPPPPWIPLSGAQRRAEDERVQRTRAAVRRLERPEDFDEPFPRGGT; this is translated from the coding sequence ATGTGGGATCTGCTGCTGCGCGGGGGGCGCGTCATCGACCCCGCTTCGGGGCTGGACGCGATCGCCGACGTCGCGGTACGGCAGGGGCGCGTCGCCGAGGTGCGGCAGCACGACCCGGACGCCGCCGCTCCCGACCCTCCGGCGACCCGCGGCGCCGCGACCGACGTCGTCGACGCGACCGGCCTCCTGGTCACCCCGGGCCTGGTCGACATGCACACCCACATCTGGCACGGCGCCACCTACTGGGGCCTGGACCCCGACCCCGTCGCCTGGCGCACCGGCGTCACCACGTGGGTCGACGCGGGATCGGCGGGCGCCTACAGCATGGACGGCCTGCGCCGCTTCGCCGCCGAGCCGGCGCGGGTGCGCGTGCACGCGCTGATCAACGTCTCGGCCCTGGGCCTGGTGGCCGAGACCGGCGAGCACCACGCGCTGGACAACCTCGACGTCGATACCGCCGCCGCCGTCGCCGCCCGCAACGGCGAATTCGTACGCGGGGTCAAGGCGCGCATCGACGCCCGCACCGTCGGCGCCCACGGCCTCGAACCGCTGCGCCGCGCCGCCGCGCTCGCCCGTCGCCTGGAGCGCCCGCTGATGGTGCACGTCGGCTACGGGCCGCCGACGATCGCCGATATCGCTCCCCTGCTGGCCGAAGGCGACATCCTGACGCATTGCGCATCGGGCTGCCCCGACGACCTGGTCGCCGACGGCCGGCTGACCGACGCCGCGCTCCGGGCCAGGGACGCCGGAGCCGTCTTCGATCTCGGCCACGGATCCGGCGCGCTGGCCTTCGACGTCCTGGAAACCGAACTCGCCGCGGGCATACACCCCACCGCCTCTTCCGACCTGCACATCCGCTCGGTATACGGCCCGGCGTTCGACCTGCCCACGGTCATGGCCAAGCTGGTCGCCGCCGGCGCGGACCTGCCCGACGCGGTCGCCGCCGCCACCGTGCGCCCGGCGCGGGCGCTGGGCCTGGACGCCGGCACGCTGGCGCCGGGCGCCGCGGCCGACATCGCCGTCTTCGACCTGGAACAGGGCCGCTTCCCGGTCGTCGACGTGCACGGCACCGCACGCGCGTCGCCGATCCGGCTCACCAACGCGGCCACCTACGTCGGCGGGCGCCTGCTGCCCCCGTGCACGGCGGAGCCCCCTCCGCCGTGGATCCCCCTCAGCGGGGCCCAGCGCCGCGCCGAGGACGAGCGCGTGCAGCGCACCCGCGCGGCGGTGCGCCGCCTGGAACGCCCCGAGGACTTCGACGAACCCTTCCCCCGGGGCGGCACGTGA